A stretch of the Thermoanaerobaculia bacterium genome encodes the following:
- a CDS encoding NADH-quinone oxidoreductase subunit I: MSVNPAALKLPGVENHPKKIVPRRMTLAERFYLPLLGGLVVTIRHMFQNLLRIRKRVTIEYPEERREYSPRYRGHHILTTRPDGSVRCVACYLCATACPAECIHIEAAEHPDVNIEKYPVVYEIDMLRCVFCGYCVDACPEEAIIMSNNYDMAFYSREQSIVGKADLMKPFTVDEGRLGYRPASLEEDGRRASMRNQAFDLVAAAKQKAGGAAGSAAAARPAAH, encoded by the coding sequence ATGAGCGTCAATCCCGCGGCCCTGAAGCTCCCTGGCGTCGAGAATCACCCGAAGAAGATCGTGCCGCGGCGCATGACCCTCGCCGAACGCTTCTACCTGCCGCTCCTCGGGGGTCTCGTCGTCACGATCCGGCACATGTTCCAGAACCTGCTGCGGATCCGCAAGCGCGTGACCATCGAGTATCCGGAGGAGCGCCGCGAATACAGCCCGCGCTATCGCGGTCACCACATCCTGACCACGCGGCCGGACGGCTCGGTGCGCTGCGTCGCCTGCTATCTGTGCGCCACGGCCTGCCCGGCGGAGTGCATCCACATCGAGGCCGCGGAGCACCCGGACGTCAACATCGAGAAGTACCCGGTGGTCTACGAGATCGACATGCTGCGCTGCGTCTTCTGCGGCTACTGCGTGGATGCCTGCCCGGAAGAGGCGATCATCATGTCGAACAACTACGACATGGCCTTCTACAGCCGGGAGCAGTCGATCGTCGGCAAGGCCGACCTGATGAAGCCGTTCACGGTCGACGAAGGCCGCCTCGGCTACCGGCCCGCCAGCCTCGAAGAGGACGGCCGCCGGGCGAGCATGCGCAACCAGGCCTTCGACCTGGTCGCCGCCGCGAAGCAGAAGGCCGGCGGTGCTGCTGGCTCCGCTGCCGCTGCCCGCCCCGCCGCGCACTGA
- a CDS encoding response regulator transcription factor, which produces MRILIVEDEYRLGDHVAKGLREEGFAADLASTCGRARDLVIENPYDLVLLDLMLPDGDGLALLREWRREGRSTPVLALTARDLLADKIAGLDAGADDYLTKPFAFEELLARIRALLRRRPAEPVSLLAIADLALDRTARRVHRGGREIELTPKEFALLEHFLLHPGATLTRSEIAEHVWDERYEARSNVIDVMVARLRRKLEADGAPRLLHSVPGMGYVLRASGRRARNTDSHGASGPGERSP; this is translated from the coding sequence GTGCGCATCCTGATCGTGGAGGACGAGTACCGGCTCGGCGACCACGTCGCCAAAGGGTTGCGCGAGGAGGGCTTCGCAGCCGACCTCGCTTCGACCTGCGGACGCGCCCGCGATCTGGTGATCGAGAACCCGTACGACCTGGTGCTGCTCGACCTGATGCTGCCGGACGGCGACGGCCTCGCTCTGTTGCGCGAGTGGCGGCGGGAGGGGCGCTCGACCCCGGTCCTGGCGTTGACCGCCCGCGACCTGCTGGCCGACAAGATCGCCGGCCTCGATGCCGGCGCGGACGACTACCTGACCAAGCCGTTCGCCTTCGAGGAGCTGCTGGCGCGGATTCGTGCCCTCCTTCGCCGCCGTCCGGCGGAGCCGGTGAGCCTCCTGGCGATCGCCGACCTCGCCCTCGACAGGACCGCGCGGCGGGTCCATCGCGGCGGCCGGGAGATCGAGCTCACGCCGAAGGAGTTCGCCCTGCTCGAGCACTTCCTCCTCCATCCCGGCGCCACGCTCACCCGCTCCGAGATCGCCGAGCACGTCTGGGACGAGCGCTACGAAGCGCGCAGCAACGTCATCGACGTCATGGTGGCGCGCCTGCGACGCAAGCTCGAAGCGGACGGGGCCCCCCGACTCCTCCACTCCGTTCCGGGGATGGGCTACGTCCTGCGTGCGAGCGGGCGCCGCGCCCGCAACACCGACAGCCATGGCGCCTCCGGCCCGGGCGAGCGCAGCCCGTGA
- a CDS encoding alpha/beta fold hydrolase — protein sequence MPFNSPRSSRRRWRWFLGAGVLVLLLLPFGCSMLGPAFEPAIDTPEMRARELSSRFVESGSGRVHFVVAGRREPNAPRVLFVHGSPGTWDAWQRFLEDPELGAAARLIALDRPGFGGSERGAAEPSLVRQAAALAAVLERDALPGELPARRAIIVGHSLGGPIAVRLAIDRPDLVAALVLVAPSIDPALERRRWYNIAGATRVVQWFLPIDWTISNRELWPLESELRAMLPRWPEIRCPAIVVQGLDDDLVPAANALFAERQLSRGGVRVDRYSDAGHFLLWQRPETVRQPVLELLARPGIADAD from the coding sequence ATGCCATTCAACTCTCCACGTTCCTCTCGCCGGCGATGGCGGTGGTTCCTCGGCGCCGGGGTGCTGGTGCTTCTCCTGCTGCCTTTCGGGTGTTCCATGCTCGGCCCGGCGTTCGAGCCCGCGATCGACACACCGGAGATGAGGGCGCGCGAGCTCAGCAGCCGATTCGTCGAGTCCGGTTCCGGCCGGGTGCACTTCGTGGTCGCCGGGCGCCGCGAACCCAACGCCCCGCGGGTGCTCTTCGTGCACGGATCTCCGGGCACCTGGGATGCGTGGCAGCGGTTTCTGGAGGATCCGGAGCTCGGCGCCGCGGCGCGCCTGATCGCCCTCGACCGGCCGGGATTCGGAGGATCAGAGCGCGGCGCAGCGGAGCCATCCCTTGTCCGCCAGGCGGCGGCGCTCGCCGCGGTGCTCGAGCGCGACGCCCTCCCAGGGGAACTGCCGGCCCGGCGGGCGATCATCGTCGGTCACAGTCTGGGCGGTCCGATTGCCGTCCGGCTGGCGATCGACCGCCCCGATCTGGTCGCCGCACTCGTGCTGGTCGCGCCGTCGATCGATCCGGCGCTGGAACGCCGACGCTGGTACAACATCGCCGGTGCGACCCGCGTGGTGCAGTGGTTCCTGCCCATCGACTGGACGATTTCGAACCGTGAGCTCTGGCCGCTCGAGAGCGAGCTCAGGGCGATGCTGCCGCGCTGGCCGGAGATCCGTTGTCCGGCAATCGTTGTGCAGGGTCTCGATGACGATCTGGTGCCGGCGGCGAACGCCCTCTTCGCGGAGCGCCAGCTTTCCAGAGGCGGCGTTCGGGTCGATCGCTACTCGGACGCGGGGCATTTCCTGCTCTGGCAGAGGCCAGAGACGGTGCGCCAACCGGTGCTCGAGCTGCTGGCGCGCCCCGGCATCGCCGACGCCGACTGA
- a CDS encoding HAMP domain-containing protein, translated as MSRRSRSLKGVFGWWFGATLLTLYGVIAAAVYVHTRSSTQRDIQLVVKTEAETVAAYIGSSGRLDAPELAEPERDPFPIWIRLIQNDRLLAATPGAPELPVLAHSRALDSANTVRMIRGARPLVVVQHDVGGARPDLVVEAIGSVAPALEAQRRVRNGLLLGGLVVIPAAALGGRLLAGRAMRPVDKLVTAIRKLDSGRLGDRLVFEGTMVDEIAVLTGAFNDLLTRLETSVEAMRRFTADASHEIRNPITILRTGFEVALRRPRTAEEYQSLLRKHLQEIDRLQRVVEGLLAFARQEPGQETPIVRQRLDLSRLVAESAAAFEEIAGELGVHLDCSIAPGLDVVGDAGLLRLVGFNLIDNAIKHSPPGNAVQISVTAQGDSHRLVVADRGRGVPAVDRERIFDRFYRSAQEPGGHAVGGLGLAVVKWATEVHGGRVRLLDEGPGAVFEVLLPAAPDSPPSA; from the coding sequence GTGAGCCGGCGGTCCCGCTCGCTCAAGGGCGTCTTCGGCTGGTGGTTCGGAGCGACGCTGCTGACTCTCTACGGCGTCATCGCCGCAGCCGTGTACGTCCACACCCGTTCGAGCACGCAGCGCGACATCCAGCTCGTCGTCAAGACCGAGGCCGAGACCGTCGCCGCCTACATCGGGTCGAGCGGCCGGCTGGATGCGCCCGAGCTCGCGGAGCCGGAGCGCGATCCCTTCCCGATCTGGATCCGTCTGATCCAGAACGATCGCCTGCTCGCCGCGACTCCGGGTGCCCCGGAGCTTCCCGTCCTCGCCCATTCGAGGGCGCTCGACAGCGCCAACACCGTGCGCATGATCCGTGGCGCGCGGCCGCTGGTCGTCGTCCAGCACGATGTCGGCGGCGCGCGACCGGACCTCGTCGTCGAGGCGATCGGCAGCGTCGCGCCGGCCCTCGAGGCCCAACGCCGCGTGCGCAACGGCCTGCTCCTCGGCGGGTTGGTCGTCATTCCGGCAGCCGCCCTCGGCGGCCGGCTGCTCGCCGGACGCGCGATGCGGCCGGTCGACAAGCTGGTGACGGCAATCCGCAAGCTCGACTCCGGGCGCCTCGGCGACCGCCTGGTCTTCGAGGGGACCATGGTCGACGAGATCGCGGTCCTCACCGGTGCCTTCAACGATCTGCTCACGCGGCTGGAGACCAGCGTCGAGGCGATGCGGCGCTTCACCGCCGACGCCTCGCACGAGATCCGCAACCCGATCACCATTCTCCGCACCGGCTTCGAGGTGGCGCTCAGACGCCCGCGCACCGCCGAGGAGTACCAGTCCCTGCTGCGCAAGCATCTCCAGGAGATCGACCGCCTGCAGCGGGTCGTCGAGGGACTGCTCGCCTTCGCGCGCCAGGAGCCGGGCCAGGAGACTCCGATCGTCCGCCAGCGCCTCGACCTCTCCCGCCTCGTCGCCGAGTCCGCAGCGGCGTTCGAAGAGATCGCCGGCGAGCTCGGCGTTCACCTCGACTGCTCCATCGCCCCTGGCCTCGATGTTGTGGGAGACGCGGGCCTGCTCCGTCTGGTCGGTTTCAACCTGATCGACAATGCGATCAAGCACAGCCCACCTGGCAACGCCGTTCAGATCTCAGTCACTGCGCAGGGAGACTCTCACCGCCTGGTCGTGGCCGACCGCGGCCGTGGCGTCCCGGCCGTCGACCGCGAGCGGATCTTCGACCGCTTCTATCGCAGCGCCCAGGAGCCCGGTGGCCACGCCGTCGGCGGGCTGGGCCTCGCGGTCGTGAAGTGGGCGACCGAGGTCCACGGCGGCCGTGTTCGCCTCCTCGATGAGGGTCCGGGCGCCGTCTTCGAGGTCCTCCTCCCCGCGGCGCCGGATTCCCCCCCGTCAGCCTGA